Proteins encoded within one genomic window of Plasmodium cynomolgi strain B DNA, chromosome 11, whole genome shotgun sequence:
- a CDS encoding hypothetical protein (putative): protein MDPSYRKLRTVELQKRKVTQSKNASNLSERKLTNVYAPKDFDEDSTIVVCNFPQKTTINECKNFMQWIGPVIKVEKIPSFMQENNYLVVFCNPYFAKVALETQLIYENKTKLFIRLVEKRDTLWKNINDMISTNIGFFS, encoded by the exons ATGGACCCTTCTTACCGCAAGCTGCGGACCGTTGAGCTGCAGAAGCGGAAGGTCACTCAGTCGAAGAACGCGTCCAACTTATCGGAACGGAAGCTGACCAATGTGTACGCG CCGAAAGACTTCGACGAAGACTCCACCATCGTCGTGTGCAACTTCCCACAGAAGACGACCATTAACGAgtgtaaaaatttcatgcAGTGGATTGGACCAGTCATAAAGGTCGAGAAAATTCCGTCCTTCATGCAGGAAAACAATTACCTCGTTGTGTTTTGCAATCCGTACTTTGCCAAG GTCGCCCTCGAAACGCAACTTATAtatgaaaacaaaacgaagctGTTTATCAGGCTAGTAGAGAAAAGGGACACCCTttggaaaaacataaacgaCATGATTTCGACGAACataggatttttttcttaa